The following are encoded in a window of Onthophagus taurus isolate NC chromosome 3, IU_Otau_3.0, whole genome shotgun sequence genomic DNA:
- the LOC111417687 gene encoding uncharacterized protein C1orf131 homolog has product MLFVKVKVKMDDFIPTKGSQIKEHPTDNFKVIKYESHKPKRKNDTYKEAVEEKLDIKANELNIKRAKFEIMKFGMSGFDQQKKEEAKIQLAIKLGAKPPKNKYRNYKELIEEKKREKLEEEKTIKLQQSGKNKMGKSIAKGKSFDRKRRKGKETKGLLDVYGKVDKNKVNVNM; this is encoded by the coding sequence atgttatttgTTAAGGTTAAGGTTAAAATGGATGATTTTATTCCAACGAAAGGCTCACAAATCAAGGAACACCCCACGGAtaactttaaagtaataaaatatgaatcacacaaaccaaaaagaaaaaatgatacTTATAAAGAAGCAGTGGAAGAAAAATTGGATATTAAAGCCAATGAATTGAATATAAAACGTGCCAAGtttgaaataatgaaatttggaATGTCTGGGTTTGATCAGCAGAAAAAGGAGGAGGCTAAGATTCAATTAGCCATAAAATTGGGGGCGAAACCTCCGAAGAATAAATATAGGAATTATAAAGAGTTGATTGAAGAGAAAAAGAGGGAAAAATTGGAGGAAGAAAAGACGATTAAATTACAGCAAagtggtaaaaataaaatggggAAATCTATTGCTAAAGGAAAAAGCTTTGATAGGAAGAGAAGGAAAGGAAAAGAAACGAAAGGTTTATTAGATGTTTATGGTaaagttgataaaaataaagttaatgtgaatatgtaa
- the LOC111417684 gene encoding polycomb protein Scm has product MSINNTNGTAKVRGPGRPPKKIISCTWCNEGKLPLKYVLPTQNGKKEFCSETCLSEFRKAYVKGACLQCDNVIRGSNNPSKDYCSIYCMNKHQKRNDGNGKILAVTPTTAMESSQGSPGPFQYETYQPFDWDEYLRETNSIAAPNNCFKQAPNPPINEFKMGMKLEALDPRNVTSTCIATVISILGPRLRLRLDGSDNKNDFWRLVDSSEIHPIGHCEKSGGMLQPPLGFRMNASSWPMFLLKTLNGAQMSPPKVFQKEPVGPKNNMFQVGQKLEAVDKKNPQLICTATVGAVKNDQIHVTFDGWRGAFDYWCRYDSRDIFPVGWCAKSGHPMQPPGQKNSSTASRFKLKSTPQPTPPQQSAPVTSSTPPTTATTISSSTLDVQSPEADTSAPPPPPIVVHLYKTCLGGPLFDATLLKPSVEDQSPVGVAKKLIAEIMRTSHKAETILARLGALRGDEMVITHEGSTYTIKLPVLTGKSDLENVFEALSTSLGCCSNLFALQRSNIECKNCVSKPPPAKRKQAEQEAATSTTVTDASIVESPLTALNRTPTQEWGIEEVIQFIECTDPCLGTHADLFRKHEIDGKALLLLNSDMMMKYMGLKLGPALKICNLVAKLKGRRHNML; this is encoded by the exons ATGTCAATTAACAATACGAATGGTACCGCCAAAGTTAGAGGCCCCGGTAGGCCCCCAAAAAAGATTATATCGTGCACGTGGTGTAACGAAGGAAAATTACCGTTAAAATACGTCCTTCCCACTCAAAATGGTAAGAAAGAATTTTGTTCGGAAACGTGTTTATCAGAATTTCGTAAAGCGTACGTAAAAGGGGCCTGTTTACAATGTGACAATGTAATAAGGGGTAGTAATAACCCCTCAAAAGATTATTGTTCGATATATTGCATgaataaacatcaaaaacgtAATGATGGCAACGGAAAAATATTGGCTGTGACCCCTACAACTGCAATGGAAAGTTCACAAGGTTCTCCGGGACCGTTTCAATACGAAACTTATCAACCGTTCGATTGGGACGAGTACCTACGTGAAACAAATTCGATAGCTGCCccaaataattgttttaaacaagCTCCGAATCCGCCGATTAACGAATTTAAAATGGGGATGAAATTGGAGGCGTTAGATCCCCGAAATGTAACTTCAACGTGCATAGCAACTGTGATAAGCATTTTAGGGCCGAGATTACGCCTCCGATTAGATGGCAGCgataataaaaacgatttttggaGGTTGGTCGATTCTAGTGAGATCCATCCGATTGGACATTGTGAGAAATCGGGGGGGATGTTACAACCTCCTCTTGGTTTTCGAATGAACGCCAGTTCTTGGCCTATGTTTCtattaaaaacgttaaatgGGGCGCAAATGTCACCGCCAAAGGTATTTCAAAAAGAACCCGTCGGACCCAAAAACAATATGTTTCAAGTCGGTCAAAAATTAGAGGCTGTTGATAAAAAGAATCCGCAACTAATTTGTACAGCGACCGTGGGGGCTGTTAAAAACGACCAGATTCATGTTACTTTTGATGGTTGGAGGGGGGCTTTTGATTATTGGTGTCGGTACGACAGCCGGGATATTTTTCCTGTTGGGTGGTGTGCTAAATCGGGACATCCCATGCAACCACCGGGGCAAAAAAATAGTAGCACAGCCAGTCG atttaaattaaaatcaacccCGCAACCCACTCCGCCCCAGCAATCAGCGCCTGTGACTTCATCAACGCCCCCGACAACAGCAACAACAATAAGTTCTAGTACTTTAGATGTCCAATCACCGGAAGCGGATACTTCAGCGCCTCCGCCTCCCCCTATAGTCGttcatttatataaaacttgTTTGGGAGGGCCACTTTTTGACGCCACCCTTTTAAAACCATCCGTTGAAGATCAATCGCCGGTTGGAGTAGCCAAAAAATTGATAGCGGAAATAATGCGGACTTCGCATAAAGCGGAAACGATACTGGCGAGATTGGGGGCTTTGCGTGGCGATGAAATGGTTATAACGCATGAGGGGAGTAcgtatacaataaaattaccCGTTTTGACAGGAAAATCCGATTTGGAGAATGTTTTTGAGGCGTTGTCTACGAGTTTGGGGTGTTGCTCAAATTTATttg CTTTGCAGCGTTCAAACATTGAATGTAAGAATTGCGTTTCAAAACCACCCCCTGCTAAGCGTAAACAAGCGGAACAAGAAGCTGCGACTTCAACAACGGTTACTGATGCTTCGATAGTTGAGTCACCGTTAACGGCTTTAAATAGGACGCCGACTCAAGAATGGGGGATTGAGGAAGTTATACAGTTTATTGAGTGTACCGACCCATGTCTTGGGACTCATGCTGATTTATTTAGGAAGCAT gAAATTGATGGGAAAGCGCTGCTTTTATTAAACTCCGATATGATGATGAAATATATGGGTTTAAAGTTAGGCCCCGCGttaaaaatttgcaatttgGTTGCGAAGTTGAAAGGAAGGAGACACAATatgttgtaa